The Euphorbia lathyris chromosome 8, ddEupLath1.1, whole genome shotgun sequence genome has a window encoding:
- the LOC136202414 gene encoding protein ALP1-like has protein sequence MEISSFPFLNQEEISHFYSLFQDMDNTTAATNSTKRKREEDDHGEEKGNKKPFQKDESLTKSALRDVLASIMMLDEEEKQELHQWDFETQQDKAFIDSNYRKSVQVMSDFNSNQQIHYSNLDEIDHSRTKRARRSASVVATVVSDNINVAAAATADSGRRGGAGASGSGQQRRLWVKDRSKDWWDRCSHPDFPDEEFKKSFRMSKATFEMICDELDSAVTKKNTMLRDAIPVRQRVAVCIWRLATGEPLRLVSKRFGLGISTCHKLVLEVCSAIKTVLMPKFLQWPDESKMRNIKSEYESISGIPNIGGSMYTTHIPIIAPKISVSAYFNKRHTERNQKTSYSITVQGVVDPRGVFTDVCIGWPGSMPDDQVLERSALYQRANRGALRDVWIVGNSGYPLMDWVLVPYTHQNLTWTQHGFNVKIGEIERISKEAFARLKSRWSCLQKRTEVKLQDLPVVLGACCVLHNICEMRNEEIVEEQRYEIYDDEMVAENGLRSPAAILARDNIAHNLLHHGTSSSFL, from the coding sequence ATGGAAATCTCGTCTTTCCCATTTCTTAATCAAGAGGAGATTTCACATTTCTACTCTCTGTTTCAGGACATGGATAATACTACTGCTGCTACTAATAGTACGAAGCGGaagagggaagaagatgatcatggtgaagaaaaaggaaacaaaaaaCCATTTCAGAAAGATGAGAGCTTGACGAAATCTGCATTGCGGGATGTTCTTGCTTCTATTATGATGcttgatgaagaggagaagCAAGAATTGCATCAGTGGGATTTTGAAACTCAGCAAGATAAAGCGTTTATCGATTCGAATTACAGGAAATCAGTTCAAGTTATGAGTGATTTTAATTCGAATCAGCAGATTCATTACTCCAATTTGGATGAAATTGATCATTCTAGGACAAAGCGAGCCCGGCGCTCCGCTTCTGTGGTTGCGACGGTGGTGAGTGATAATATCAATGTAGCCGCCGCCGCCACCGCTGATTCAGGTCGGAGAGGTGGTGCCGGAGCTAGCGGGTCAGGTCAACAAAGGCGGCTATGGGTGAAAGACAGGTCAAAAGACTGGTGGGATCGGTGTAGTCACCCGGATTTCCCCGATGAGGAATTTAAGAAATCGTTCCGAATGAGCAAAGCGACATTCGAGATGATCTGCGACGAATTAGACTCCGCCGTAACTAAAAAGAACACAATGTTACGCGACGCAATTCCCGTACGCCAAAGAGTCGCCGTCTGCATATGGAGATTAGCCACCGGTGAGCCATTACGATTGGTCTCAAAAAGGTTCGGATTAGGGATTTCAACTTGCCATAAACTCGTCCTGGAAGTCTGCTCCGCAATCAAAACAGTCCTAATGCCGAAGTTCCTCCAATGGCCAGACGAATCGAAAATGAGGAACATCAAATCGGAATACGAATCAATTTCAGGAATCCCTAACATCGGCGGATCAATGTACACAACGCATATCCCAATCATCGCCCCCAAAATCAGCGTATCAGCTTATTTCAACAAGAGACACACAGAGAGAAACCAAAAGACGTCGTATTCAATCACAGTACAAGGAGTCGTCGATCCCCGGGGAGTTTTCACCGATGTGTGCATCGGATGGCCTGGTTCGATGCCGGATGATCAAGTTCTAGAAAGGTCGGCATTGTATCAAAGAGCTAACAGAGGGGCATTGAGGGATGTTTGGATTGTGGGGAATTCAGGGTATCCATTGATGGATTGGGTTTTAGTTCCGTATACGCATCAGAATTTGACATGGACGCAGCATGGATTTAATGTGAAAATTGGGGAAATTGAGAGGATAAGTAAAGAGGCGTTTGCGAGATTGAAATCGAGATGGTCATGTTTACAGAAGAGGACGGAAGTGAAGCTGCAGGATTTGCCGGTTGTGCTTGGGGCTTGCTGTGTTTTGCATAACATATGTGAGATGAGGAATGAGGAAATTGTGGAGGAGCAAAGGTATGAGATTTATGATGATGAAATGGTGGCGGAAAATGGGTTGAGATCGCCGGCGGCTATTCTGGCTAGAGATAACATTGCTCATAATTTGTTGCACCATggaacttcttcttcttttctatag
- the LOC136202527 gene encoding uncharacterized protein isoform X2, whose product MENNHNEEEHDEDVGHMAGDEEEEGEAGSSLTLERVAAAKIFIENHYKSQMKHIQQRRLRRSELEKQLASSAASEEEQSNLLKDLERKETEYMRLKRHKFCADDFDLLTIIGRGAFGEVRLCREKKSGHIYAMKKLKKSEMLSRGQVEHVKAERNLLAEVASHFIVKLFYSFQDAEYLYLIMEYLPGGDVMTLLMREETLTETVARFYIAQSVLAIESIHKHNYIHRDIKPDNLLLDKNGHMRLSDFGLCKPLDCSNLSPINENEALDDKDLKESMNVHGKFPDASGTRWKSPQEQLQHWQINRRKLAYSTVGTPDYIAPEVLLKKGYGMECDWWSLGAIMYEMLVGYPPFYSDDTVTTCRKHSSGVYSLIIDTCQIVHWKNHLNFPEEARMTPEARHLISRLLCDVEHRLGTLGADQIKAHPWFKDIAWDKLYEVEAAFKPEVHGELDTQNFMKFDEVEPVPTRRGSGPGRKALLSPEDLSFVGYTYKNFDAVKRLYNSDDLKCIASQSSTDSLNSDSAVDYYSKDLSESPEFESSLIQ is encoded by the exons ATGGAGAATAATCATAATGAGGAGGAACACGACGAAGACGTTGGGCACATGGCTGGTGacgaggaggaagaaggagagGCAGGCTCCAGTTTGACCTTAGAAAGAGTTGCGGCTGCCAAGATTTTCATTGAAAACCATTACAAATCTCAGATGAAGCACATCCAACAACGGAGATTAAG GCGTTCAGAGCTCGAAAAGCAGTTGGCATCTTCTGCTGCATCTGAAGAGGAACAAAGTAATCTACTAAAGGATTTAGAGCGAAAAGAGACAGAGTATATGCGACTGAAAAGGCACAAGTTTTGTGCTGATGATTTTGACCTTTTGACCATCATAGGAAGAGGTGCTTTTGGAGAG GTGAGATTATGCAGGGAGAAAAAGTCCGGCCACATCTATGCcatgaaaaaattgaagaagtCTGAGATGCTTAGCAGAGGACAG GTTGAGCATGTTAAAGCTGAAAGGAATTTGCTAGCAGAAGTTGCCAGTCACTTTATCGTCAAACTCTTCTACTCTTTTCAAGATGCTGAATACTTGTATCTAATCATGGAATATCTGCCTGGTGGTGATGTTATGACTTTGCTTATGAGAGAAGAGACTTTGACCGAAACTGTGGCTAGATTTTATATTGCACAAAGCGTCCTGGCCATTGAATCTATTCATAAACACAACTATATACACAG AGATATAAAACCTGACAACTTATTGCTGGACAAAAATGGCCATATGAGGCTTTCAGATTTTGGTCTTTGCAAACCTCTCGACTGCTCCAATTTGTCTCCCATAAACGAAAATGAGGCACTTGACGATAAGGATTTGAAGGAATCCATGAATGTTcatggaaaatttccagatgcTAGTGGAACGCGCTGGAAAAGCCCCCAGGAACAGCTACAACATTGGCAGATAAACAGGAGAAAACTG GCATATTCGACAGTTGGCACACCAGATTATATTGCTCCAGAAGTATTGCTGAAGAAAGGATATGGCATGGAGTGTGACTG GTGGTCACTTGGTGCAATAATGTATGAGATGCTTGTTGGTTATCCTCCCTTCTACTCTGATGACACAGTAACAACCTGCCGAAAG CATTCTTCTGGTGTTTATAGCCTCATAATTGATACCTGCCAGATTGTGCACTGGAAAAATCACTTAAACTTTCCAGAGGAAGCAAGGATGACACCTGAAGCAAGGCATCTGATCTCTAGGTTGCTTTGTGATGTTGAACATAGGCTTGGCACTCTCGGAGCAGATCAAATTAAA GCTCATCCTTGGTTCAAGGATATTGCATGGGACAAACTTTATGAAGTGGAGGCAGCATTTAAACCAGAGGTTCATGGAGAACTTGATACTCAAAATTTTATGAAATTTGATGAG GTGGAACCTGTCCCAACCCGAAGAGGATCAGGACCTGGAAGGAAG GCATTGCTATCTCCTGAAGATCTTAGTTTTGTTGGTTACACATACAAGAACTTTGATGCCGTGAAAAGATTATATAATTCTGATG ATTTAAAGTGTATCGCATCACAGTCATCAACTGACTCATTAAATA GTGATTCTGCAGTAGACTACTATTCTAAAGACTTGTCCGAGTCTCCGGAATTCGAAAGCAGTTTAATTCAGTAG
- the LOC136202527 gene encoding uncharacterized protein isoform X1: protein MENNHNEEEHDEDVGHMAGDEEEEGEAGSSLTLERVAAAKIFIENHYKSQMKHIQQRRLSYYINCRRSELEKQLASSAASEEEQSNLLKDLERKETEYMRLKRHKFCADDFDLLTIIGRGAFGEVRLCREKKSGHIYAMKKLKKSEMLSRGQVEHVKAERNLLAEVASHFIVKLFYSFQDAEYLYLIMEYLPGGDVMTLLMREETLTETVARFYIAQSVLAIESIHKHNYIHRDIKPDNLLLDKNGHMRLSDFGLCKPLDCSNLSPINENEALDDKDLKESMNVHGKFPDASGTRWKSPQEQLQHWQINRRKLAYSTVGTPDYIAPEVLLKKGYGMECDWWSLGAIMYEMLVGYPPFYSDDTVTTCRKHSSGVYSLIIDTCQIVHWKNHLNFPEEARMTPEARHLISRLLCDVEHRLGTLGADQIKAHPWFKDIAWDKLYEVEAAFKPEVHGELDTQNFMKFDEVEPVPTRRGSGPGRKALLSPEDLSFVGYTYKNFDAVKRLYNSDDLKCIASQSSTDSLNSDSAVDYYSKDLSESPEFESSLIQ, encoded by the exons ATGGAGAATAATCATAATGAGGAGGAACACGACGAAGACGTTGGGCACATGGCTGGTGacgaggaggaagaaggagagGCAGGCTCCAGTTTGACCTTAGAAAGAGTTGCGGCTGCCAAGATTTTCATTGAAAACCATTACAAATCTCAGATGAAGCACATCCAACAACGGAGATTAAG CTATTACATTAATTGCAGGCGTTCAGAGCTCGAAAAGCAGTTGGCATCTTCTGCTGCATCTGAAGAGGAACAAAGTAATCTACTAAAGGATTTAGAGCGAAAAGAGACAGAGTATATGCGACTGAAAAGGCACAAGTTTTGTGCTGATGATTTTGACCTTTTGACCATCATAGGAAGAGGTGCTTTTGGAGAG GTGAGATTATGCAGGGAGAAAAAGTCCGGCCACATCTATGCcatgaaaaaattgaagaagtCTGAGATGCTTAGCAGAGGACAG GTTGAGCATGTTAAAGCTGAAAGGAATTTGCTAGCAGAAGTTGCCAGTCACTTTATCGTCAAACTCTTCTACTCTTTTCAAGATGCTGAATACTTGTATCTAATCATGGAATATCTGCCTGGTGGTGATGTTATGACTTTGCTTATGAGAGAAGAGACTTTGACCGAAACTGTGGCTAGATTTTATATTGCACAAAGCGTCCTGGCCATTGAATCTATTCATAAACACAACTATATACACAG AGATATAAAACCTGACAACTTATTGCTGGACAAAAATGGCCATATGAGGCTTTCAGATTTTGGTCTTTGCAAACCTCTCGACTGCTCCAATTTGTCTCCCATAAACGAAAATGAGGCACTTGACGATAAGGATTTGAAGGAATCCATGAATGTTcatggaaaatttccagatgcTAGTGGAACGCGCTGGAAAAGCCCCCAGGAACAGCTACAACATTGGCAGATAAACAGGAGAAAACTG GCATATTCGACAGTTGGCACACCAGATTATATTGCTCCAGAAGTATTGCTGAAGAAAGGATATGGCATGGAGTGTGACTG GTGGTCACTTGGTGCAATAATGTATGAGATGCTTGTTGGTTATCCTCCCTTCTACTCTGATGACACAGTAACAACCTGCCGAAAG CATTCTTCTGGTGTTTATAGCCTCATAATTGATACCTGCCAGATTGTGCACTGGAAAAATCACTTAAACTTTCCAGAGGAAGCAAGGATGACACCTGAAGCAAGGCATCTGATCTCTAGGTTGCTTTGTGATGTTGAACATAGGCTTGGCACTCTCGGAGCAGATCAAATTAAA GCTCATCCTTGGTTCAAGGATATTGCATGGGACAAACTTTATGAAGTGGAGGCAGCATTTAAACCAGAGGTTCATGGAGAACTTGATACTCAAAATTTTATGAAATTTGATGAG GTGGAACCTGTCCCAACCCGAAGAGGATCAGGACCTGGAAGGAAG GCATTGCTATCTCCTGAAGATCTTAGTTTTGTTGGTTACACATACAAGAACTTTGATGCCGTGAAAAGATTATATAATTCTGATG ATTTAAAGTGTATCGCATCACAGTCATCAACTGACTCATTAAATA GTGATTCTGCAGTAGACTACTATTCTAAAGACTTGTCCGAGTCTCCGGAATTCGAAAGCAGTTTAATTCAGTAG
- the LOC136202527 gene encoding uncharacterized protein isoform X3, translated as MENNHNEEEHDEDVGHMAGDEEEEGEAGSSLTLERVAAAKIFIENHYKSQMKHIQQRRLSYYINCRRSELEKQLASSAASEEEQSNLLKDLERKETEYMRLKRHKFCADDFDLLTIIGRGAFGEVRLCREKKSGHIYAMKKLKKSEMLSRGQVEHVKAERNLLAEVASHFIVKLFYSFQDAEYLYLIMEYLPGGDVMTLLMREETLTETVARFYIAQSVLAIESIHKHNYIHRDIKPDNLLLDKNGHMRLSDFGLCKPLDCSNLSPINENEALDDKDLKESMNVHGKFPDASGTRWKSPQEQLQHWQINRRKLAYSTVGTPDYIAPEVLLKKGYGMECDWWSLGAIMYEMLVGYPPFYSDDTVTTCRKIVHWKNHLNFPEEARMTPEARHLISRLLCDVEHRLGTLGADQIKAHPWFKDIAWDKLYEVEAAFKPEVHGELDTQNFMKFDEVEPVPTRRGSGPGRKALLSPEDLSFVGYTYKNFDAVKRLYNSDDLKCIASQSSTDSLNSDSAVDYYSKDLSESPEFESSLIQ; from the exons ATGGAGAATAATCATAATGAGGAGGAACACGACGAAGACGTTGGGCACATGGCTGGTGacgaggaggaagaaggagagGCAGGCTCCAGTTTGACCTTAGAAAGAGTTGCGGCTGCCAAGATTTTCATTGAAAACCATTACAAATCTCAGATGAAGCACATCCAACAACGGAGATTAAG CTATTACATTAATTGCAGGCGTTCAGAGCTCGAAAAGCAGTTGGCATCTTCTGCTGCATCTGAAGAGGAACAAAGTAATCTACTAAAGGATTTAGAGCGAAAAGAGACAGAGTATATGCGACTGAAAAGGCACAAGTTTTGTGCTGATGATTTTGACCTTTTGACCATCATAGGAAGAGGTGCTTTTGGAGAG GTGAGATTATGCAGGGAGAAAAAGTCCGGCCACATCTATGCcatgaaaaaattgaagaagtCTGAGATGCTTAGCAGAGGACAG GTTGAGCATGTTAAAGCTGAAAGGAATTTGCTAGCAGAAGTTGCCAGTCACTTTATCGTCAAACTCTTCTACTCTTTTCAAGATGCTGAATACTTGTATCTAATCATGGAATATCTGCCTGGTGGTGATGTTATGACTTTGCTTATGAGAGAAGAGACTTTGACCGAAACTGTGGCTAGATTTTATATTGCACAAAGCGTCCTGGCCATTGAATCTATTCATAAACACAACTATATACACAG AGATATAAAACCTGACAACTTATTGCTGGACAAAAATGGCCATATGAGGCTTTCAGATTTTGGTCTTTGCAAACCTCTCGACTGCTCCAATTTGTCTCCCATAAACGAAAATGAGGCACTTGACGATAAGGATTTGAAGGAATCCATGAATGTTcatggaaaatttccagatgcTAGTGGAACGCGCTGGAAAAGCCCCCAGGAACAGCTACAACATTGGCAGATAAACAGGAGAAAACTG GCATATTCGACAGTTGGCACACCAGATTATATTGCTCCAGAAGTATTGCTGAAGAAAGGATATGGCATGGAGTGTGACTG GTGGTCACTTGGTGCAATAATGTATGAGATGCTTGTTGGTTATCCTCCCTTCTACTCTGATGACACAGTAACAACCTGCCGAAAG ATTGTGCACTGGAAAAATCACTTAAACTTTCCAGAGGAAGCAAGGATGACACCTGAAGCAAGGCATCTGATCTCTAGGTTGCTTTGTGATGTTGAACATAGGCTTGGCACTCTCGGAGCAGATCAAATTAAA GCTCATCCTTGGTTCAAGGATATTGCATGGGACAAACTTTATGAAGTGGAGGCAGCATTTAAACCAGAGGTTCATGGAGAACTTGATACTCAAAATTTTATGAAATTTGATGAG GTGGAACCTGTCCCAACCCGAAGAGGATCAGGACCTGGAAGGAAG GCATTGCTATCTCCTGAAGATCTTAGTTTTGTTGGTTACACATACAAGAACTTTGATGCCGTGAAAAGATTATATAATTCTGATG ATTTAAAGTGTATCGCATCACAGTCATCAACTGACTCATTAAATA GTGATTCTGCAGTAGACTACTATTCTAAAGACTTGTCCGAGTCTCCGGAATTCGAAAGCAGTTTAATTCAGTAG
- the LOC136202527 gene encoding uncharacterized protein isoform X4: MENNHNEEEHDEDVGHMAGDEEEEGEAGSSLTLERVAAAKIFIENHYKSQMKHIQQRRLRRSELEKQLASSAASEEEQSNLLKDLERKETEYMRLKRHKFCADDFDLLTIIGRGAFGEVRLCREKKSGHIYAMKKLKKSEMLSRGQVEHVKAERNLLAEVASHFIVKLFYSFQDAEYLYLIMEYLPGGDVMTLLMREETLTETVARFYIAQSVLAIESIHKHNYIHRDIKPDNLLLDKNGHMRLSDFGLCKPLDCSNLSPINENEALDDKDLKESMNVHGKFPDASGTRWKSPQEQLQHWQINRRKLAYSTVGTPDYIAPEVLLKKGYGMECDWWSLGAIMYEMLVGYPPFYSDDTVTTCRKIVHWKNHLNFPEEARMTPEARHLISRLLCDVEHRLGTLGADQIKAHPWFKDIAWDKLYEVEAAFKPEVHGELDTQNFMKFDEVEPVPTRRGSGPGRKALLSPEDLSFVGYTYKNFDAVKRLYNSDDLKCIASQSSTDSLNSDSAVDYYSKDLSESPEFESSLIQ; the protein is encoded by the exons ATGGAGAATAATCATAATGAGGAGGAACACGACGAAGACGTTGGGCACATGGCTGGTGacgaggaggaagaaggagagGCAGGCTCCAGTTTGACCTTAGAAAGAGTTGCGGCTGCCAAGATTTTCATTGAAAACCATTACAAATCTCAGATGAAGCACATCCAACAACGGAGATTAAG GCGTTCAGAGCTCGAAAAGCAGTTGGCATCTTCTGCTGCATCTGAAGAGGAACAAAGTAATCTACTAAAGGATTTAGAGCGAAAAGAGACAGAGTATATGCGACTGAAAAGGCACAAGTTTTGTGCTGATGATTTTGACCTTTTGACCATCATAGGAAGAGGTGCTTTTGGAGAG GTGAGATTATGCAGGGAGAAAAAGTCCGGCCACATCTATGCcatgaaaaaattgaagaagtCTGAGATGCTTAGCAGAGGACAG GTTGAGCATGTTAAAGCTGAAAGGAATTTGCTAGCAGAAGTTGCCAGTCACTTTATCGTCAAACTCTTCTACTCTTTTCAAGATGCTGAATACTTGTATCTAATCATGGAATATCTGCCTGGTGGTGATGTTATGACTTTGCTTATGAGAGAAGAGACTTTGACCGAAACTGTGGCTAGATTTTATATTGCACAAAGCGTCCTGGCCATTGAATCTATTCATAAACACAACTATATACACAG AGATATAAAACCTGACAACTTATTGCTGGACAAAAATGGCCATATGAGGCTTTCAGATTTTGGTCTTTGCAAACCTCTCGACTGCTCCAATTTGTCTCCCATAAACGAAAATGAGGCACTTGACGATAAGGATTTGAAGGAATCCATGAATGTTcatggaaaatttccagatgcTAGTGGAACGCGCTGGAAAAGCCCCCAGGAACAGCTACAACATTGGCAGATAAACAGGAGAAAACTG GCATATTCGACAGTTGGCACACCAGATTATATTGCTCCAGAAGTATTGCTGAAGAAAGGATATGGCATGGAGTGTGACTG GTGGTCACTTGGTGCAATAATGTATGAGATGCTTGTTGGTTATCCTCCCTTCTACTCTGATGACACAGTAACAACCTGCCGAAAG ATTGTGCACTGGAAAAATCACTTAAACTTTCCAGAGGAAGCAAGGATGACACCTGAAGCAAGGCATCTGATCTCTAGGTTGCTTTGTGATGTTGAACATAGGCTTGGCACTCTCGGAGCAGATCAAATTAAA GCTCATCCTTGGTTCAAGGATATTGCATGGGACAAACTTTATGAAGTGGAGGCAGCATTTAAACCAGAGGTTCATGGAGAACTTGATACTCAAAATTTTATGAAATTTGATGAG GTGGAACCTGTCCCAACCCGAAGAGGATCAGGACCTGGAAGGAAG GCATTGCTATCTCCTGAAGATCTTAGTTTTGTTGGTTACACATACAAGAACTTTGATGCCGTGAAAAGATTATATAATTCTGATG ATTTAAAGTGTATCGCATCACAGTCATCAACTGACTCATTAAATA GTGATTCTGCAGTAGACTACTATTCTAAAGACTTGTCCGAGTCTCCGGAATTCGAAAGCAGTTTAATTCAGTAG